In Mercenaria mercenaria strain notata chromosome 13, MADL_Memer_1, whole genome shotgun sequence, a single window of DNA contains:
- the LOC123529835 gene encoding fibrinogen C domain-containing protein 1-like → MTCLELFSLVVCLSFVNSQTTVSGNVVSGSDANNIQGLKLMMQTLQTQTQVLQSQISAIHSTLLTQQTMSVDEICKIISNTQTNAANDPADCVDIKGAGHTKSGVYTVAPPGEARFQVYCDMETDGGGWLQIQKRQDGSVDFYKTYSEYETGFGNLTGEHYLGNRNIHAITKTGKYELLVELEDFQKHVKYAHYSSFSVGDAASDYRLSVDGYNGTAGDSLVFDHNGHGFSAHDADHDGAGKINCAEKHHGGYWYSACFKSNINGKWGVPGEQGIIWGSYKDWTLYVLRRTEMKIRRVK, encoded by the exons ATGACTTGTTTGGAATTATTTTCCCTCGTTGTATGCTTATCTTTTGTAAACTCGCAGACTACAGTCAGCGGGAATGTAGTTTCCGGAAGTGACGCGAATAACATACAGGGGTTGAAGCTGATGATGCAGACGTTACAGACACAGACGCAGGTACTCCAGTCGCAGATTTCCGCCATTCACAGCACGCTGTTGACGCAGCAGACGATGAGTGTAGATgaaatttgtaaaatcatttccaaCACACAGACGAATG cggCAAATGACCCAGCCGACTGTGTTGACATTAAAGGCGCGGGTCACACTAAATCCGGAGTGTACACAGTGGCACCCCCGGGGGAAGCTCGGTTCCAGGTCTACTGTGATATGGAAACAGACGGTGGCGGCTGGCTT CAAATACAGAAGAGACAGGATGGGTCGGTTGACTTCTACAAGACTTACAGCGAGTATGAGACAGGGTTTGGTAACTTGACGGGCGAACACTATCTCG GAAACCGCAATATCCATGCAATCACAAAAACCGGGAAGTACGAGCTGCTTGTGGAGTTGGAAGATTTCCAGAAGCACGTGAAATACGCGCATTATTCGTCTTTCTCCGTGGGTGATGCTGCTTCAGACTACAGACTTAGTGTTGATGGTTACAACGGTACTGCAG GAGATTCGCTTGTGTTTGATCACAATGGACACGGGTTTTCTGCTCACGATGCCGACCACGACGGGGCAGGTAAAATAAACTGCGCTGAGAAACACCATGGCGGATACTGGTACTCAGCTTGCTTCAAGAGTAATATAAATGGGAAATGGGGCGTTCCTGGTGAGCAGGGAATCATCTGGGGATCCTACAAGGACTGGACCCTGTATGTTCTAAGGAGGACAGAGATGAAAATTCGACGTGTAAAGTAA